Proteins encoded together in one Cicer arietinum cultivar CDC Frontier isolate Library 1 chromosome 4, Cicar.CDCFrontier_v2.0, whole genome shotgun sequence window:
- the LOC101495975 gene encoding linoleate 9S-lipoxygenase 5, which yields MEIFDHKKEVKGRVVLMKKSLLDFHDIKANLLDRIHEFLGKGVSLQLISATTPDPEKGLRGKHGKVAYLERWISSISSLTTATETEFSVTFDWDHEKMGVPGAFIITNNHHSQFYLKTVTIEDIPGHAPITFVCNSWVYPAHRYTHQRVFFTNKAYLPSETPESLRKLREEELVALRGKGVGKLNEWDRVYDYACYNDLGTPDDGIDYARPVIGGSLNFPYPRRGRTSRPHTKTDPKTESRLHLLNLNIYVPRDEQFGHVKFSDFLAYALKSVAQVLLPELRSLCDKTINEFDTFQDVLDIYEGSFKLPTGPLLTKIRELIPYEILRELVRNDGEKFLKFPVPDIIKASQTAWRTDEEFGREMLAGVNPVIIRRLQEFPPLSKLDPNLYGDQNSSIQAKHIENSLDGLTIDEALQRDKLYILDHHDALMPYLSRINSTNTKTYATRTVLFLQDDGTLKPLAIELSLPHPQGEQHGAVSKVFTSSSQEEVAATVWQLAKAYAAVNDSGYHQLVSHWLCTHAVIEPFIIATHRQLSFLHPIHKLLKPHFKDTMHINALARHTLINAGGVLEKTVFPGKYALEMSAVVYKNWVFTEQALPADLLKRGMAVADSNNPHGLKLMIEDYPFAVDGLEIWEAIETWVSEYCNYYYTSDDMVENDNELQCWWKEVRTEGHGDLKDKSWWPQMKTRVELIQSCTIIIWVASAFHAAVNFGQYPYAGYLPNRPTVSRRFMPEPGTPEYEELKTDPELAFLKTITAQFQTLLGVSLIEVLSRHSTEEIYLGQRENPDWTLDAEPLAAFERFSQKLLKIEDNIMKRNKDPSLKNRNGPVKLPYTLLFPNTSDYSREGGLTGKGIPNSISI from the exons ATGGAGATATTCGATCACAAAAAAGAGGTTAAAGGGAGAGTGGTTTTAATGAAGAAGAGTTTGTTGGATTTCCATGACATCAAAGCCAATCTTCTTGATCGAATTCATGAGTTTTTAGGCAAGGGTGTTTCACTTCAACTCATTAGTGCTACTACTCCTGATCCAG AAAAGGGACTGCGAGGGAAGCATGGAAAAGTGGCGTACTTGGAGAGGTGGATTTCAAGCATATCATCATTGACAACAGCAACAGAGACAGAGTTCTCTGTTACATTTGATTGGGATCATGAAAAGATGGGAGTACCAGGAGCattcataataacaaataatCACCATAGTCAATTTTACCTTAAGACAGTAACTATAGAAGACATTCCAGGACATGCTCCTATTACATTCGTTTGCAATTCTTGGGTTTACCCTGCTCATCGTTACACACATCAACGTGTTTTCTTCACAAACAag GCTTATCTTCCAAGTGAAACACCAGAGTCACTAAGGAAGTTAAGAGAAGAAGAACTTGTTGCACTCCGCGGTAAAGGGGTTGGGAAACTTAATGAGTGGGATAGAGTGTATGACTATGCATGTTACAATGATTTGGGAACTCCAGACGATGGTATAGATTATGCACGCCCTGTTATTGGAGGATCACTAAACTTTCCTTATCCACGTCGAGGAAGAACTAGTCGTCCACATACCAAAACAG ATCCTAAAACTGAGTCAAGATTGCATCTCCTGAATCTTAACATTTATGTTCCAAGAGATGAACAATTCGGCCACGTTAAGTTTTCAGATTTTCTCGCTTATGCACTCAAATCCGTTGCTCAGGTTTTGCTTCCAGAGCTTAGATCTTTGTGTGACAAAACTATTAATGAGTTTGACACTTTTCAAGACGTGCTTGATATTTATGAGGGAAGTTTTAAGCTCCCAACTGGACCTTTGTTGACTAAAATTAGAGAACTTATTCCTTATGAGATTTTAAGGGAACTTGTTAGGAATGATGGTGAGAAATTCCTCAAATTCCCTGTCCCTGACATCATCAAAg CAAGTCAGACTGCATGGAGGACTGACGAAGAATTTGGAAGAGAAATGCTTGCTGGTGTCAACCCTGTTATTATTCGTCGTCTACAA GAATTTCCTCCTCTGAGCAAGCTGGACCCCAATCTCTATGGAGACCAAAATAGTTCCATCCAAGCAAAGCACATAGAAAATAGTTTAGATGGGCTCACAATTGATGAG GCTCTTCAAAGGGATAAGCTTTATATATTAGATCATCATGATGCTCTAATGCCATACCTAAGTAGAATAAACTCTACCAACACAAAGACTTATGCCACTAGAACAGTCCTATTTCTACAAGATGATGGCACATTGAAGCCACTAGCTATTGAATTAAGCTTACCACATCCACAAGGGGAACAACATGGAGCTGTGAGTAAAGTTTTTACTTCATCATCACAAGAAGAAGTAGCAGCCACAGTGTGGCAGTTGGCTAAAGCATATGCTGCTGTTAATGATTCAGGATATCATCAACTAGTTAGCCATTG GTTATGCACTCATGCAGTGATTGAACCATTTATAATAGCTACACACAGGCAACTGAGTTTTCTTCATCCAATTCATAAGCTTTTGAAGCCACACTTCAAAGATACAATGCATATAAATGCCTTAGCTAGGCATACACTTATCAATGCTGGAGGTGTACTAGAGAAAACAGTTTTCCCTGGTAAATATGCATTGGAAATGTCAGCTGTTGTATATAAAAATTGGGTATTCACTGAGCAGGCACTACCTGCTGATCTTCTTAAAAG AGGGATGGCAGTAGCAGATTCAAATAACCCTCATGGACTCAAACTTATGATAGAAGATTACCCTTTTGCTGTTGATGGTTTGGAAATCTGGGAAGCAATTGAAACTTGGGTGAGTGAATATTGTAATTACTATTACACATCTGATGACATGGTTGAAAACGACAATGAACTCCAATGTTGGTGGAAAGAAGTCCGAACTGAAGGTCATGGTGACTTAAAAGATAAGTCATGGTGGCCACAAATGAAGACTAGAGTTGAGCTCATTCAATCATGCACCATTATCATTTGGGTTGCTTCTGCTTTCCATGCAGCTGTGAACTTTGGACAATATCCTTATGCAGGTTACCTACCTAACCGTCCAACGGTTAGTCGTAGGTTCATGCCTGAGCCAGGTACTCCTGAGTATGAAGAGCTTAAAACAGATCCTGAATTAGCATTCTTAAAAACAATTACAGCTCAGTTCCAAACTCTACTTGGTGTGTCATTGATAGAAGTTCTGTCTAGGCATTCAACTGAAGAGATTTACCTTGGACAAAGAGAAAATCCTGATTGGACTTTAGATGCCGAACCATTAGCAGCATTCGAGCGATTTTCCCAGAAGCTGTTGAAGATTGAGGACAATATCATGAAAAGGAATAAGGATCCAAGTTTGAAGAACAGAAATGGGCCAGTCAAGTTGCCTTATACACTTCTCTTTCCTAATACCTCAGATTATTCTAGGGAGGGTGGACTCACTGGGAAGGGAATTCCAAACAGTATATCCATCTGA
- the LOC101495652 gene encoding vacuole membrane protein KMS1-like: MGSGETPSSSETTNISSSGLIKKHQSELDNLTLTTQPFKTLKFFTLAIIQYLKQTIIYLLAKGGWLMLFSFVLGALGIMLVTVGSPHEKHFEELLKYFRFGLWWITLGIASSIGLGSGLHTFVLYLGPHIAFFTIKAMQCGRVDLKSASYDTIQLDRGPSWLDKDCSQFGPPLFQSEEYGSQVPLSIILTQVQLEAILWGMGTAIGELPPYFISRAARLSGSKLDAMEELDTENKGIISTYLNHIKLWFLSHCQHLNFLTILALASVPNPLFDLAGIMCGQFGIPFWKFFLATFIGKALIKTHIQTVFIILVCNNQLLNWIENEFIWVVGHIPGFASILPRVIANLHAVKDKYLKAPNPVSPNVQGKKWDFSLASIWNTVVWLMLMNFFVKIVNATAQSYVKKQQEIELAASNISTSTD, translated from the exons ATGGGTTCTGGAGAAACACCTTCTTCTTCGGAAACCACTAACATTTCTAGCTCAG GGCTTATCAAAAAGCACCAATCGGAGCTAGATAATTTGACACTAACTACACAACCCTTCAAAACACTAAAGTTCTTCACATTAGCTATTATTCAATACCTGAAGCAAACAATAATATATCTGTTGGCCAAAGGTGGATGGCTTATGCTTTTCAGTTTTGTGTTAGGAGCCCTTGGCATAATGCTGGTTACCGTCGGCAGTCCTCATGAAAAG CATTTTGAGGAGCTACTTAAATATTTCCGCTTTGGACTATGGTGGATAACCCTTGGGATTGCATCGTCAATCGGTCTTG GGTCTGGTTTGCATACTTTTGTTCTATACTTGGGTCCCCACATAGCATTCTTTACAATAAAAGCCATGCAGTGTGGCCGAGTTGATCTGAAAAGTGCTTCGTATGATACAATACAGTTAGATAGAGGTCCTTCGTGGCTTGATAAGGATTGCTCGCAATTTGGGCCACCGTTGTTTCAGTCAGAAGAATATGGTTCACAGGTTCCACTCAGCATCATTTTGACTCAAGTTCAGTTAGAGGCTATTTTATGGGGTATGGGAACAGCTATCGGGGAGCTTCCTCCTTACTTCATCTCCAGGGCAG CACGCTTGTCCGGGAGCAAATTGGATGCGATGGAAGAGTTGGATACCGAAAATAAAGGAATCATATCAACCTACTTAAATCACATCAAGCTTTGGTTCCTATCACATTGTCAACACTTAAATTTTCTTACCATTTTGGCACTTGCTTCG GTGCCAAATCCTCTGTTTGACCTTGCTGGTATCATGTGTGGACAATTTGGCATTCCATTTTGGAAATTTTTTCTTGCAACTTTTATTGGAAAGGCTCTTATCAAAACTCACATACAG ACGGTATTTATCATCTTAGTTTGCAATAATCAACTTCTTAATTGGATAGAGAATGAATTTATCTGGGTTGTTGGTCATATACCTGGTTTTGCTTCTATTTTGCCTAGAGTGATTGCTAATCTTCATGCAGTTAAAGATAAGTATCTGAAAGCACCCAATCCAGTTTCCCCAAACGTCCAG GGGAAAAAATGGGATTTCTCACTTGCTTCAATCTGGAACACTGTGGTGTGGCTTATGCTTATGAACTTCTTTGTGAAGATAGTGAATGCAACTGCTCAAAGTTATGTGAAGAAACAACAGGAAATAGAACTAGCTGCATCAAACATATCTACATCAACAGATTAG